A single window of Martelella sp. NC20 DNA harbors:
- a CDS encoding class I SAM-dependent methyltransferase has protein sequence MTTPLLPKIRAMIEADGPMPVATYFSLCLADPEHGYYRTRDPLGAAGDFTTAPEISQLFGELVGIFLITTWQAHGSPANTRLIEGGPGRGTMMADILKTIAALAPAMYSGLSVTLMETSPALRARQKETLSAHAGRLSWIEHLAEAPGGFTLFVANELFDALPTRQFVKSGAHFFERVVTLDDNGALAFSLSPARLEPASLPEGWQAAKEGAIFEYAPAREALMAEIAARLIRHGGSALIIDYGHLESGFGDTLQALSNHRFDPPLAHPGEADLTSHVDFAALAAAARAEGAHLHPPMTQGGFLAALGLGARASALGRGKDRETQDEIVAAARRLAGDGPEDMGDLFKALAISAGPVTLTPFDRAD, from the coding sequence GTGACGACGCCGCTCCTGCCGAAAATCCGGGCGATGATCGAGGCCGACGGACCGATGCCAGTCGCGACCTATTTCTCGCTCTGCCTCGCCGATCCCGAGCACGGCTATTACCGCACCCGCGATCCACTCGGCGCGGCGGGCGATTTCACCACCGCGCCGGAAATCTCCCAGCTTTTCGGCGAACTCGTCGGCATTTTCCTGATCACCACATGGCAGGCCCATGGCAGCCCGGCCAACACCAGGCTGATCGAGGGCGGACCCGGACGCGGCACGATGATGGCCGATATCCTGAAGACCATCGCGGCGCTGGCGCCTGCCATGTACAGCGGGCTCTCGGTGACGCTGATGGAAACCAGCCCGGCGCTGCGCGCCCGGCAGAAGGAAACGCTTTCCGCCCATGCCGGCCGGCTTTCATGGATCGAACACCTGGCCGAAGCGCCCGGCGGTTTCACCCTGTTCGTCGCCAACGAACTCTTCGACGCGCTGCCCACCCGGCAATTCGTCAAATCCGGCGCGCATTTTTTCGAACGGGTCGTGACGCTGGACGATAACGGCGCACTTGCCTTCTCGCTGTCGCCGGCCCGCCTCGAACCGGCAAGCCTTCCCGAGGGCTGGCAGGCCGCGAAGGAAGGCGCGATCTTCGAATATGCGCCGGCCCGCGAAGCGCTGATGGCGGAGATCGCGGCCCGGCTGATCCGCCATGGCGGCAGCGCGCTGATCATCGATTACGGCCATCTCGAAAGCGGCTTCGGGGATACGCTTCAGGCGCTCAGCAATCATCGTTTCGATCCTCCGCTTGCCCATCCCGGCGAGGCGGATCTCACCAGCCATGTCGACTTCGCGGCACTCGCCGCAGCCGCCCGCGCGGAAGGCGCGCATCTCCATCCGCCGATGACGCAGGGGGGCTTTCTGGCGGCACTCGGACTTGGGGCCCGCGCTTCCGCGCTCGGCCGCGGCAAGGACCGGGAAACCCAGGATGAAATCGTCGCCGCCGCCCGCCGGCTTGCAGGCGACGGGCCGGAAGACATGGGCGACCTGTTCAAGGCGCTGGCGATCTCGGCAGGCCCTGTCACGCTCACTCCCTTCGACCGTGCGGATTGA
- the pgeF gene encoding peptidoglycan editing factor PgeF, with translation MPDTATRDALSPMQSPLLEERLAGTDIRHGFFTRRGGVSTGLYDSLNCGIGSDDRPEAVAENRARVAGWFDADADQLVTLYQCHSADAIAVSGPQVGERPHADGMASATPGIVLGVLTADCGPLLFADPENEIIAAAHAGWRGAFGGIIEATIEKMVALGARRRAIIAALGPTIGPENYEVGPEFVERFTSAAPALRALFRPSPSDGHAWFDLPGFIGLRLDRAGIEHDIIRHCTYQDEKGFYSYRRGTHQGEKDYGRQISAISIL, from the coding sequence ATGCCGGACACCGCCACCCGTGATGCGCTCTCGCCGATGCAAAGCCCGCTGCTTGAGGAAAGGCTTGCGGGCACGGATATCCGCCACGGCTTCTTCACCCGCCGGGGCGGCGTTTCCACAGGGCTTTACGACAGCCTCAATTGCGGGATCGGCTCCGACGACCGCCCGGAGGCTGTCGCGGAAAACCGGGCCCGGGTCGCGGGATGGTTCGACGCGGATGCGGATCAGTTGGTGACGCTTTACCAATGCCATTCCGCCGATGCGATCGCGGTTTCCGGCCCACAGGTAGGCGAACGTCCGCATGCCGACGGCATGGCGAGCGCAACGCCCGGCATCGTGCTCGGCGTGTTGACAGCCGATTGCGGGCCGCTGCTGTTCGCGGATCCGGAAAACGAGATCATCGCCGCGGCCCATGCCGGCTGGCGCGGCGCGTTCGGCGGCATCATCGAGGCGACCATCGAGAAAATGGTGGCGCTCGGCGCGCGCCGGCGCGCGATCATCGCAGCGCTCGGACCGACGATCGGGCCCGAGAATTATGAGGTCGGGCCCGAATTCGTCGAGCGTTTCACCAGCGCCGCCCCGGCCTTGCGCGCCCTGTTCCGACCCTCGCCGTCAGACGGCCATGCATGGTTCGACCTGCCCGGCTTTATCGGCCTCAGGCTTGACCGGGCGGGGATCGAGCACGACATCATCCGGCATTGCACCTATCAGGACGAAAAAGGTTTTTATTCCTATCGTCGCGGCACCCATCAGGGTGAAAAGGATTATGGCCGTCAGATCTCGGCCATTTCCATTCTTTGA
- a CDS encoding M24 family metallopeptidase, with product MALAFEPEEYAERLSRLKAAMAEKKLDAVLLFAQESMYWLTGYDTFGFVFFQCLVVTADGRTALLTRSADVRQARQTSNISEIRIWVDRGQTDPSRDLKDMLADMDLLGCRIGVEYDTHGMTGRSAHFLDGQLSSFGQLQDASYLVSNLRLIKSPAEIACIEKAATLCDDAFDAALPLIRPGADEAEILATMQGAVLSGGGDYPANNFIVGSGESALLCRAKSGRRKLDANDQLTLEWAGVWSHYHAAAMRTVVIGEPTERHQSLLRAATATLSAIEEILRPGYTFGEIFDKHAEVMDARGLSRHRLNACGYSLGARFAPSWMEHQMFHTGNPHPILPSMSLFVHIIIMDSDSGTAMTLGRTYLTGEDEPRPLSRLGLDLYAK from the coding sequence ATGGCGCTTGCTTTTGAACCTGAAGAATATGCCGAGCGATTGTCGCGGCTCAAAGCCGCGATGGCCGAAAAGAAACTGGATGCCGTGCTGCTGTTCGCGCAGGAGAGCATGTACTGGCTGACCGGCTACGATACGTTCGGCTTCGTGTTTTTCCAATGCCTCGTCGTAACCGCCGACGGACGCACGGCGCTTCTGACGCGCTCGGCCGATGTGCGCCAGGCCCGCCAGACCTCCAACATTTCCGAGATCCGCATCTGGGTCGATCGCGGCCAGACCGACCCGAGCCGCGACCTGAAGGACATGCTCGCCGACATGGACCTGCTTGGTTGCCGGATCGGCGTCGAATACGACACCCATGGCATGACCGGCCGTTCGGCCCATTTCCTCGACGGCCAGCTCAGTTCCTTCGGCCAGCTTCAGGACGCCTCATACCTCGTCAGCAATCTCAGGCTGATCAAATCGCCGGCGGAAATCGCCTGCATCGAAAAGGCCGCCACGCTCTGCGACGACGCCTTCGATGCCGCCCTGCCGCTGATCAGGCCGGGCGCCGACGAGGCCGAGATTCTCGCCACCATGCAGGGCGCGGTGCTGTCCGGCGGCGGCGATTACCCCGCCAACAATTTCATCGTCGGCTCCGGCGAAAGCGCGCTTCTTTGCCGCGCGAAATCCGGCCGCCGCAAGCTCGACGCAAACGACCAGCTGACGCTCGAATGGGCGGGCGTCTGGTCGCATTATCACGCCGCCGCCATGCGCACGGTGGTCATCGGCGAACCAACGGAGCGCCACCAGTCGCTGTTGCGCGCGGCAACCGCGACGCTTTCGGCGATCGAGGAAATCTTAAGGCCGGGCTACACGTTCGGCGAGATTTTCGACAAGCATGCCGAGGTCATGGACGCGCGCGGGCTGTCGCGCCACCGCCTGAACGCCTGCGGCTATTCGCTGGGCGCCCGGTTTGCGCCGTCATGGATGGAGCACCAGATGTTCCACACCGGCAACCCGCACCCGATCCTGCCGTCGATGTCGCTGTTCGTGCATATCATCATCATGGATTCCGACAGCGGCACCGCGATGACGCTCGGGCGCACCTACCTGACCGGCGAAGACGAGCCCCGCCCGCTGTCGCGGCTCGGCCTCGACCTTTACGCAAAATAA
- a CDS encoding ribose-phosphate pyrophosphokinase — protein MKVFAGNSNRQLAEAICNYLNVPLGKASVRRFADQEIFVEIQENVRGEDVFVVQSTSFPTNDHLMELLIMIDAFRRSSARRITAVLPYFGYARQDRKPGPRTPISAKLVANLITQAGANRVLTLDLHAGQIQGFFDIPTDNLYALPILARDIKARRNLDNVMVVSPDVGGVVRARALAKRLDCLLAIVDKRRERPGESEVMNIIGEVEGKECILIDDIIDSGGTLVNAASALLANGALSVTAYITHGVLSGTAVDRITASSLEELVITDSIQPRGEMVASSKLRVISTAALIGEAINRTSHESSVSSLFD, from the coding sequence ATGAAAGTTTTCGCAGGCAACTCCAACCGACAACTTGCCGAAGCGATTTGCAATTATCTCAATGTGCCCCTGGGCAAGGCCAGCGTTAGACGCTTCGCCGATCAGGAAATCTTCGTTGAAATTCAGGAAAACGTCCGCGGCGAGGATGTTTTCGTCGTGCAGTCGACCTCGTTTCCGACGAATGACCACCTGATGGAACTGCTGATCATGATCGATGCGTTCCGCCGCTCCTCCGCGCGCCGCATCACCGCCGTCCTTCCCTATTTCGGTTATGCCCGCCAGGACCGCAAGCCCGGCCCGCGCACCCCGATCTCGGCCAAGCTGGTTGCCAACCTGATCACCCAGGCCGGCGCCAACAGGGTGTTGACGCTTGATCTCCATGCCGGCCAGATCCAGGGCTTTTTCGATATTCCGACCGACAATCTCTATGCCCTGCCGATCCTCGCGCGCGATATCAAGGCGCGGCGCAATCTCGATAATGTCATGGTCGTCTCGCCCGATGTCGGCGGCGTTGTGCGCGCCCGCGCGCTCGCCAAGCGGCTCGACTGTCTGCTCGCCATCGTCGACAAGCGCCGGGAGCGCCCCGGCGAATCGGAAGTGATGAACATCATCGGCGAGGTCGAGGGCAAGGAATGCATCCTGATCGACGACATCATCGATTCCGGCGGCACGCTGGTCAACGCCGCAAGCGCGCTGCTCGCCAACGGCGCCCTGTCGGTGACAGCCTATATCACCCACGGCGTGCTGTCCGGCACCGCCGTCGACCGGATCACCGCCTCGAGCCTAGAGGAACTGGTGATCACCGATTCGATCCAGCCGCGCGGCGAGATGGTCGCCTCCTCCAAGCTGCGCGTGATTTCGACAGCGGCGCTCATCGGCGAGGCGATCAACCGCACCAGCCACGAATCATCGGTCTCGAGCCTGTTCGATTAG
- a CDS encoding sensor domain-containing protein, whose amino-acid sequence MLFASPLHARPRPFEFPPAIDESPMAMFVLDPSTGEFLASNQAAQALYGWSREEFQTLSVSDLNQIQQSKMADDLDQAVQLRKNYFRFEQRLKDGEIRQVSMFSWPVTQEGETALMSVVLESRDVGQTYTVVNFNRLNFAFVSVLCILLATVLLLVFITFRRRRLVRELARQHLLLRVMMDAIPDQIYFRRPDRQIVACNQAAAEFVGMPVEMIVGKSDRELFGQSEDSLLRQQVFGAIDARENHVAQGEVTSPTGKKYTLEMFRTPVIDPRGEPLGAVSIWRDITDRRRNEERIEALAFYDPLTKLANRARAQEVMLNFLASHRLSNQHMALAIFDLDNFAAVNSIFGHNIGDALLRATGRRLSNNIEPGSFTARLSSDEFLVLLTDLGTDRTTALEAAQERIDRLHEKLSQKAFVNSHHITPSTCVGAVLVGPEAESANDELRRADLAMHNAKAKGRGSISWFHDDMVDQLVSRFDLETALERALQSNGFRIYLQPIINRDTSGRHFEALLRLDHPERGIISPGDFIDVAESTGLIVPIGAWVLEEACKLLAEYPDLHLSVNVSVQQFLQEDFVDQLNALLKHYDFAPNHLTLEMTESLMIANFELTLSQLLTIRDLKVRLSIDDFGTGYSALLYLKQLPLDELKIDQSFISGVPHDSNDTSLVELIITTAHHLGLVIVAEGVETQEQEEWLRRYGCESLQGFLFSRPQPVEHYLPSSH is encoded by the coding sequence GTGTTATTTGCCTCCCCCCTCCATGCCAGACCCCGCCCTTTTGAGTTTCCGCCGGCCATCGATGAGAGCCCGATGGCAATGTTCGTCCTCGACCCCTCGACCGGCGAGTTTCTAGCCTCAAACCAGGCTGCCCAGGCGCTCTACGGCTGGTCGCGGGAAGAATTCCAGACGCTTTCCGTTTCCGACCTGAACCAGATCCAGCAATCGAAGATGGCCGACGATCTGGACCAGGCGGTGCAACTGCGGAAGAACTATTTCCGGTTCGAGCAACGTTTGAAGGATGGCGAAATCCGCCAGGTAAGCATGTTCAGCTGGCCGGTGACCCAGGAGGGCGAAACGGCGCTGATGTCGGTGGTCCTGGAGAGCCGGGACGTTGGCCAGACCTACACCGTCGTCAATTTCAACCGGCTGAATTTTGCATTCGTGTCGGTGCTGTGCATTCTCCTGGCAACGGTCCTGCTGCTGGTCTTCATCACATTCCGACGTCGGCGCCTGGTCCGCGAGCTTGCCCGCCAGCACCTGCTGCTGCGCGTGATGATGGATGCCATACCCGACCAGATCTATTTCAGGCGTCCCGACCGCCAGATCGTGGCCTGCAATCAGGCAGCGGCGGAATTCGTTGGCATGCCGGTGGAAATGATTGTCGGCAAGAGCGACAGGGAACTGTTCGGGCAGAGCGAGGACAGCCTGTTGCGTCAGCAGGTCTTCGGAGCCATCGACGCGCGCGAGAACCATGTTGCCCAGGGGGAGGTCACAAGTCCGACGGGCAAGAAATACACTCTTGAAATGTTTCGCACACCCGTGATCGACCCCCGCGGCGAGCCGCTCGGCGCCGTCAGCATCTGGCGCGACATCACCGATCGGCGCCGCAATGAGGAGCGGATCGAAGCACTCGCCTTCTACGATCCGCTGACCAAGCTTGCCAATCGCGCCAGGGCGCAGGAGGTGATGCTGAACTTTCTCGCCTCCCACAGGCTTTCCAACCAGCACATGGCGCTTGCCATCTTCGACCTGGACAATTTTGCCGCCGTAAACTCGATCTTCGGCCACAATATCGGCGATGCGCTTTTGCGCGCGACAGGGCGGCGGCTGAGCAACAACATCGAGCCCGGCAGCTTCACCGCACGGCTGTCGAGCGACGAGTTTCTGGTGCTGCTGACGGATCTGGGCACAGACCGGACAACGGCCCTGGAGGCGGCGCAGGAACGGATCGACAGGCTGCATGAGAAGCTCTCGCAGAAGGCCTTCGTCAACAGCCACCACATTACGCCCAGCACCTGCGTCGGGGCCGTACTCGTCGGCCCCGAGGCCGAAAGCGCCAATGACGAGTTGCGCCGCGCCGACCTTGCCATGCACAACGCCAAGGCGAAGGGGCGCGGCAGCATAAGCTGGTTCCACGACGACATGGTCGACCAGCTGGTATCGCGGTTCGACCTGGAAACCGCTCTGGAGCGGGCATTGCAGAGCAACGGGTTCAGGATCTATCTGCAGCCGATCATCAACCGTGACACCTCCGGCCGTCATTTCGAGGCGCTGTTGCGGCTCGACCATCCCGAGCGCGGCATCATAAGTCCCGGCGATTTCATCGATGTCGCCGAGAGCACCGGCCTGATCGTGCCGATCGGCGCGTGGGTTCTAGAAGAGGCCTGCAAGCTGCTTGCCGAATATCCCGATCTGCATTTGTCGGTCAACGTCTCGGTGCAGCAGTTTCTTCAGGAGGATTTCGTCGATCAGTTGAACGCGCTGTTGAAGCACTACGACTTCGCGCCCAACCATCTCACGCTGGAGATGACCGAAAGCCTGATGATCGCCAACTTCGAACTCACGCTTTCGCAACTGCTGACCATCCGCGACCTGAAGGTCCGCTTGTCGATCGACGATTTCGGGACCGGCTATTCCGCGCTTCTCTACCTCAAGCAACTGCCGCTTGACGAATTGAAGATCGACCAATCCTTCATCTCCGGCGTACCGCACGACAGCAATGACACGTCGCTGGTCGAACTGATCATCACCACGGCGCATCACCTCGGCCTCGTAATCGTGGCGGAAGGGGTGGAAACCCAGGAGCAGGAGGAATGGCTGCGCAGATATGGCTGTGAAAGCCTGCAGGGCTTTCTTTTCAGCCGGCCGCAACCGGTCGAACACTATCTGCCGTCTTCCCATTGA
- the pncA gene encoding bifunctional nicotinamidase/pyrazinamidase — protein MKALLLVDIQNGFCPGGNLAVADGDAVVPVANRLIENGGYGLIVASQDWHPPGHGSFASAHPGKQPFDIGELSGKPQVMWPDHCVQNTPDADFHPDLNVAAIDHVQRKGENPEVDSYSAFRDNDRNAVTGLDAYLRHKSVGTLDILGLATDYCVRFSALDAVAMLPGVTVRLIEDGCRGIDPEGVRSAIGEMRDAGVEIIDSDTAISG, from the coding sequence ATGAAAGCGCTGCTGCTGGTGGATATCCAGAACGGCTTCTGCCCGGGCGGCAATCTTGCCGTGGCCGATGGCGATGCCGTGGTGCCGGTCGCCAACCGGCTGATCGAAAACGGCGGCTACGGACTGATTGTCGCCTCGCAGGACTGGCACCCGCCGGGCCACGGTTCGTTTGCCTCCGCCCATCCCGGCAAACAGCCGTTCGACATCGGCGAACTTTCGGGAAAACCGCAGGTGATGTGGCCCGATCACTGCGTCCAGAACACGCCCGACGCAGACTTTCACCCCGACCTGAATGTCGCCGCGATCGACCATGTCCAACGCAAGGGCGAGAACCCCGAGGTCGACTCCTATTCGGCCTTTCGTGACAATGATCGTAATGCGGTGACCGGGCTCGATGCCTATCTGCGGCACAAATCGGTCGGAACGCTCGATATTCTGGGGCTGGCGACGGATTACTGCGTCAGGTTTTCCGCGCTCGATGCCGTCGCCATGCTGCCGGGCGTGACGGTCCGCCTGATCGAGGACGGCTGCCGCGGCATCGATCCCGAAGGCGTCAGGAGCGCGATCGGCGAGATGCGCGACGCCGGCGTCGAGATCATCGACAGCGATACCGCCATTTCAGGTTGA
- a CDS encoding AzlC family ABC transporter permease, translated as MADTREFRSGLRSGLVPALSAAPFGVLFGAVAVAQGQSVAEAALMSLTMFAGASQLVGVELFGQHVAAWIIVASILAVNFRHVLYSAAVTPIFSRFSRAERLTSFFFLTDPQFAETLKREDAGTPVTFAWYIGVALCFYSIWNAMTLLGATLGGFITNPEALGLDVLLPIYFLSIVIGFRHRANYLPVVAVSAIGSVLAFITIGSPWHVSVGAFAGILLAAALPPQPAGKAEKP; from the coding sequence TTGGCTGACACACGCGAATTCCGGAGCGGGCTGCGCTCCGGCCTGGTGCCGGCGCTATCGGCGGCGCCCTTCGGCGTCCTGTTCGGCGCCGTCGCCGTGGCGCAGGGGCAAAGCGTGGCCGAGGCCGCGCTGATGAGCCTGACAATGTTTGCCGGCGCGAGCCAGCTCGTGGGCGTCGAGCTCTTCGGGCAGCATGTCGCGGCCTGGATCATCGTGGCTTCGATCCTCGCGGTCAATTTTCGGCACGTACTCTATTCGGCGGCCGTGACGCCGATCTTCTCGCGTTTTTCAAGAGCCGAGCGCCTTACCTCGTTCTTCTTCCTCACCGATCCGCAATTCGCCGAGACGCTGAAGCGGGAGGATGCAGGCACGCCGGTGACCTTCGCCTGGTATATCGGCGTCGCGCTCTGTTTCTATTCGATATGGAACGCCATGACGCTGCTCGGGGCGACGCTGGGCGGCTTCATCACCAATCCGGAGGCCCTCGGGCTCGACGTGCTGCTCCCGATCTATTTTCTGAGCATCGTCATCGGCTTCCGGCATCGCGCCAACTATCTGCCGGTGGTGGCCGTCAGCGCCATCGGTTCGGTGCTCGCCTTCATCACCATCGGCTCGCCCTGGCATGTCAGCGTCGGGGCTTTTGCGGGTATTCTGCTGGCCGCGGCCCTTCCGCCGCAGCCCGCCGGGAAGGCGGAAAAGCCGTGA
- a CDS encoding AzlD family protein, whose protein sequence is MSNFTDDHITLVILAAALVTYLTRIAGYLLLSVVSRIPPRVEAALNAIPAAVLTTLVAPAFYAGGWDTKLAMAAALLLGLRYASPLPMIAAGWSVVMVARTFVIA, encoded by the coding sequence GTGAGCAATTTCACCGACGATCATATCACGCTTGTCATCCTGGCCGCCGCCCTCGTCACCTATCTGACGCGGATCGCGGGCTATCTCCTGCTGTCGGTGGTCTCGCGCATCCCGCCGCGCGTCGAGGCGGCGCTCAACGCCATTCCGGCGGCGGTGCTGACGACGCTGGTCGCGCCCGCCTTCTATGCCGGAGGGTGGGACACGAAACTCGCCATGGCCGCAGCCCTGCTGCTCGGGCTGCGCTATGCCTCGCCGCTGCCGATGATCGCCGCCGGCTGGTCGGTGGTGATGGTCGCGCGCACCTTCGTCATCGCCTGA
- a CDS encoding aminopeptidase P family protein has product MFQTFDVSSRPEQASPRIAALRALFPALGINAFLVPRTDEYQGEYVPASAERLAWLTGFTGSAGIALVMERQAVVFVDGRYTTQLAAQTDADLITAGDLVNCPPPAWLGEHKPKRLKLGIDPWLHTPAEVEKLQSALAGIDGELVLLSENPVDGIWTDRPAAPSAPVTVQNSDLAGQTAGQKVAAVAAMLREKNADAALIADSTSVAWLFNIRGNDVAHTPAPLSRAIVKADGSALLFLTPGKVAGEAAAHLRPLASLLPPDAISDALSAIAQAGETLLIDRAAVPYAVVRIVEAAGGKWRNAPDPVPPTRAIKNPAEQAGTRAAHMQDGAAMVSFLAWLDGQAPGTVSEIDAATALETARAETGMRMQNPLRDISFDTISGAGPNAAIIHYRVTTETSRMLQSGEMYLVDSGAQYQNGTTDITRTLAIGDVDDARKKFFTLVLKGMIAISRARFPAGTRGMDLDPLARTALWQAGVDYAHGTGHGVGSYLSVHEGPQRISRLGSAELKPGMILSNEPGYYRPGAFGIRIENLVLVKEAEPIEGGEIPMLGFETLTWCPIDLRLILPALLSPEEIAWLDGYHGEVREKLAPLVASDGERRWLEQATRPLGSQAMTKVRATITTDQPAAIIGSGEA; this is encoded by the coding sequence ATGTTTCAGACCTTCGACGTTTCCTCCCGCCCCGAACAGGCTTCTCCGCGCATCGCCGCTCTTCGTGCGCTGTTTCCCGCTCTGGGCATCAACGCCTTTCTGGTGCCGCGCACCGATGAATATCAGGGCGAATATGTGCCGGCATCGGCCGAACGGCTCGCCTGGCTGACCGGGTTTACCGGCTCGGCCGGGATCGCGCTGGTGATGGAACGCCAGGCGGTGGTGTTCGTCGATGGCCGCTACACCACGCAGCTTGCCGCCCAGACCGACGCCGATCTGATCACCGCCGGCGATCTGGTCAACTGCCCGCCGCCGGCATGGCTTGGTGAACACAAGCCGAAGCGGCTGAAACTCGGCATCGATCCGTGGCTGCATACGCCGGCGGAAGTCGAGAAGCTGCAATCGGCGCTGGCCGGTATCGACGGCGAACTGGTGCTGCTTTCCGAAAACCCGGTGGACGGCATCTGGACCGATCGCCCGGCCGCGCCTTCCGCCCCGGTCACGGTCCAGAACAGCGACCTTGCCGGACAAACGGCCGGGCAAAAGGTTGCGGCCGTTGCCGCGATGCTGCGGGAGAAGAACGCGGATGCGGCGCTGATCGCCGATTCGACCTCGGTTGCATGGCTGTTCAACATCCGCGGCAATGACGTGGCCCATACGCCCGCGCCGCTGTCGCGCGCGATCGTGAAGGCGGATGGATCGGCTCTGCTGTTCCTGACGCCCGGGAAGGTGGCCGGGGAAGCGGCGGCTCATCTGAGGCCGCTCGCCTCGCTTTTGCCGCCGGACGCCATTTCCGACGCGCTTTCAGCGATCGCGCAGGCGGGCGAAACCCTTCTCATCGATCGCGCGGCGGTGCCCTATGCGGTTGTGCGGATCGTGGAGGCGGCCGGCGGCAAATGGCGGAACGCGCCCGATCCGGTTCCGCCCACCCGTGCGATCAAGAACCCGGCGGAGCAGGCGGGAACGCGCGCCGCCCATATGCAGGACGGCGCCGCCATGGTGTCGTTTCTGGCATGGCTTGACGGCCAGGCGCCGGGCACCGTCAGCGAGATCGATGCGGCGACGGCGCTGGAAACGGCGCGCGCGGAGACCGGAATGCGGATGCAGAACCCGCTTCGCGACATTTCCTTCGATACGATCTCGGGCGCAGGCCCGAATGCCGCGATCATCCACTACCGCGTCACGACTGAGACCAGCCGCATGCTGCAATCCGGCGAGATGTATCTCGTCGATTCCGGCGCGCAGTATCAGAACGGCACCACCGACATCACCCGAACGCTGGCGATCGGCGATGTCGATGACGCGCGGAAGAAGTTCTTCACGCTGGTGCTGAAAGGCATGATCGCGATTTCGCGTGCGCGCTTTCCGGCGGGCACGCGCGGCATGGATCTCGACCCGCTCGCCCGGACGGCGCTCTGGCAGGCCGGCGTCGATTATGCCCACGGGACTGGTCACGGCGTCGGTTCCTATCTTTCGGTTCATGAGGGGCCGCAGCGGATATCGCGGCTGGGCTCGGCCGAGCTGAAGCCGGGCATGATCCTGTCCAACGAGCCCGGCTATTATCGCCCGGGCGCCTTCGGAATCCGGATCGAGAACCTGGTTCTGGTGAAGGAGGCCGAACCCATCGAGGGCGGCGAAATTCCGATGCTCGGCTTCGAGACGCTGACCTGGTGCCCGATCGACCTCCGGCTGATCCTTCCGGCACTTCTGAGCCCCGAGGAGATAGCGTGGCTCGATGGCTATCACGGCGAGGTTCGCGAAAAACTCGCCCCCCTGGTCGCAAGCGATGGCGAGCGGCGCTGGCTGGAGCAGGCGACAAGGCCGCTCGGCTCTCAGGCGATGACGAAGGTGCGCGCGACCATCACCACCGACCAGCCGGCGGCGATCATCGGCAGCGGCGAGGCATAG